A part of Bacillus rossius redtenbacheri isolate Brsri chromosome 1, Brsri_v3, whole genome shotgun sequence genomic DNA contains:
- the LOC134541590 gene encoding vesicle transport protein GOT1B: protein MFEITDLQKIGVGLAGFGVSFLFLGVLLLFDKGLLAIGNILFIAGLACVIGLERTFRFFFQKHKVKATVCFFGGIVIVLLGWPLIGMLFETYGFVLLFSGFFPVAINFLRRVPVLGTFLSLPGIRTVLDRLAGDTSRTTV, encoded by the exons atgtttgaaattacagatttacaAA agatTGGTGTTGGGCTTGCTGGATTTGGAGTGTCTTTTCTCTTTCTCGGTGTGCTACTGCTGTTTGACAAAGGTCTTTTAGCCATAGGAAAT ATCCTGTTCATTGCTGGCCTGGCCTGCGTGATTGGACTGGAGCGCACCTTCCGATTCTTCTTCCAGAAGCACAAAGTCAAAGCAACGGTGTGCTTCTTTGGTGGGATAGTGATTGTGCTGTTGGGCTGGCCCCTCATTGGCATGCTGTTCGAAACATATGGCTTTGTTCTTCTGTTCAG TGGCTTCTTCCCAGTCGCCATCAACTTCCTCCGGAGGGTGCCTGTTCTCGGAACTTTTCTCAGTCTCCCGGGCATCAGAACG GTGCTGGACCGGCTGGCGGGCGACACTAGCCGCACGACCGTATGA